The Thermococcus sp. DNA segment CCGCTGAACGGTTTGGGGTTATCGCTCCAAAGGCCACTAATCGAGTTTCAGACTGCCTCAACGGGCAGTCTTTCGAAGACGCTTAACAGCGTCAAACCCCCCAATGCTGGAGGGTAACGTGAAACCCTCGTCCCATCGGGCTGTTCTTGAGTGGCCTCTCCGAGGCCTTATTAAGTTGCAAAAACTTAAAAGGGTTTTCGGTGGTTTAAGGGTTGTAACCAATTGCGGCACTTTTTTAAGGTGGAAACTTGAGAAAGGTGGGGTGGTTTTTGATGGTTGATCTCACAGAGATACTCAAGCCCTATGGATGGTGGGTGCTGGGCGGCGTTACGGTGCTCTACATAGCCTACGTCTACGCCAACAGGAAGAAGTTCAGGAGCGCAAGCACGCTAGCCCTGTCAGGCATATTAGCTGCCCTCGTAACGGTGGCGACGACGATAATCCGTGTCCCCACCCCCACAACGGGCGGCTACCTCAACTTCGGTGACACGATGGTCATGTTCTCAGCGATGGTCTTCGGTCCGGTTATCGGTGTGTTTGCAGGGGGCGTCGGTTCTGCCCTGGGTGATATAACCGGCGGCTACCCTGGATGGGCACCAATAACACTCGTCGTTAAGGGCTTGGAGGGCCTTCTCGTTGGTTACATAGCGATGAGGGGTGACAGCACTGGAAACCTCGTCGTTGCCGGCGTGGTGGGAGGAACGATCATGGTTCTCGGCTACCTCTCCTTCGAGGCCTATATGTTCGGTATCCCAGTGGCCCTCACAGAGGTGCCCGGCAACACGCTCCAGGCGGTGACCGGAATACTCGTTGGGACCGCCCTGGCAAAAGTGATAAAGAAGAGGTACCCTGAGGTTCTCGACCTTATCTGAAGGGGTCTCAGGCCTCTAAATTCTTCAGCTCCTCCCACATGTGGCCCTCAACGAGCAGGGGTTCGATGGATATCCTCTTCGAGGCCTTTTTTATCTGGCCCAGGTACTTCGAGTCCGTTATAATCGCATCATAGCCAAGCTCCTCTATCTTGTAAACCTTCAGCCCGTATCCTCGGAGCAACCCCGCGGTATGCTCAATGAAGCTAGGGCCCGCTAGCATCACGTTCGGCTCGAATCCCTCCGCCACGAGCTCGTCTATGATTCTGTCAATGAGGCTTTTCAAATCCTCTCCCGCCATTTCCGGGCACCCTCCACTATCTTTACCCCGCTCGACGCCCCTATCCTGTTAGCCCCTCCCTCTATCATCGCCAGAGCCTGCTCGTACGTCCTTATTCCGCCGGCGGCCTTGACACCCATATCCGGGCCGACGACCTTCCTCATGAGCCTGACGTCCTCAATCGTCGCTCCACCAGTACCGAAACCGGTGGAAGTCTTCACAAAGTCGGCTCCAGCTTCCTTCGCCAGCTCGCAGGCCTTTATCTTCTCCTCATCGGTTAGATAGCAGGTCTCGATGATGACTTTTACCTTGGCACCCTTCTCGTGCGCTACCTCGGCGACCTCTGCTATGTCGTTCCTGACGTAGTCATGCTCCCCATCCTTCAGCGCACCGATGTTGATGACCATATCAATCTCATCCGCACCGTCCTCCAAAGCTTTCCTCGCTTCGAAGACCTTGACTTCCGTCGGAGTGGCCCCGAGCGGGAAGCCTATAACGCTTGCTACTTTGACGTCCGCTTTCCTCCCACGGAGGTAGTCCCTGGCAAGCTTAACACGGTAAGGATTGACACAGACAGCGTAAAAGCCATACTCTACAGCCTCATCACAGAGTTTGATTATGTCATCCCTAGTGGCTTGGGGCTTTAGGTTAGTATGGTCTATATACCCAGCTACATCGATATGAGCATCCACCACCATCACCGGATGATAATACGCTCAACCGGTTTAGAAGTTTTCTCCTCAAAAATACCCAGATGATGAGCAAATTCACGGGTTGTCTTCATCCACGAGCGACTTCAGGGCTCTAACAAACCTCTCCGCAACGCCTTCATCCCCAAAGAGCGGTTTCTCCTCGCCACGTGCTATTCTCCTCAAAACCTCAACCGCGTTGTCCCAGCCTTCATCAAGCGTTTCACCCTTGGGGATGGAGTTCCTAAGGACGTGCCAGCGGCCGGTTTTCCCGTCGTAGACGATAATCCTGGGTATGTAATCAAGCTCCATGAAGGTGTTGTCAAGGGTGAGCTCCACCCTAAAGCCGCCGAACTCCAAGTAGCCCTCCTCCCTTAGGCGTTTTCCCCAGTCCATTTCCATCGGTGAAGGTTGATGCTGGAGCTTAAAAGTCCACCGCACCCCAAAGCCTATATATCCTCACCTGAGAATATTACTCGAGGTGATTGGTATGGAGAACCCCTTTGAGATTAACGGAGTCGTTGCGAGGGAAATACTCGACAGCAGGGGCAACCCGACGATTGAGGTCGAGGTCTACACCCCTGTCAGCATGGGGCGTGCCGCCGTTCCTAGCGGAGCGAGTACCGGCACCCACGAGGCCCTTGAGCTTCGTGACGGTGGGAAGCGCTACCTCGGGAAGGGCGTTAGGAGGGCAGTTGAGAACGTCAACAAGATAATTGCGCCTGAGATTACAGGAATGGACGTTACATGGCAGAGGGACATAGACACGCTCATGCTCGAACTTGACGGAGCCGAGAACAAGAGCAACCTCGGAGCAAACGCAATGCTCGGCGTTTCCCTGGCCGTTGCAAGGGCCGCAGCAAACGCGCTCGGTTTGCCGCTCTATCAGTACATAGGAGGAACCAACACCTACGTCATGCCAGTTCCAATGAGCAACGTCATCAACGGAGGAGTGCATGCTGGCAACGAGCTCGACTTCCAGGAGTTCCTGGTAATGCCCGTTGGAGCCGACTCCTTCAGGGAAGGCATCCGCTGGGTGAGCGAGACCTACCACATCCTCAAGGGGGTTATAGCCGAGAAGTACGGAAAGGACGCCGTCAACGTCGGCGACGAGGGAGGCTTTGCCCCACCACTGAAAGAGCCGCACGAGCCGTTCGAACTCCTCATCGAGGCCATTGAAGAGGCCGGATACAAGCCGGGCGATGAGATAGCCTTCGCCATGGACCCGGCCCCAAACGAGTTCTTCCACCCCGACATCGGGAAATACGTCGTCAACGGCAAAGAATACGATGGGGGAGAGCTTCTTGAGCTTTATAAGGATCTCATCAGCAAGTACCCAATAGTCTCACTCGAGGACCCGTTCCACGAGGAGGACTGGGAGAACTTCGCCCTCATAACGAAGGAACTCGGGGACAAGATACAGATCGTCGGCGATGACATCTTCGTCACCAACCCGAAGAGGATAAGGAAGGGTATCAACATGAGGGCTGCGAACGCGCTCCTCCTCAAGGTCAACCAGATCGGAACGCTCAGTGAGGCCATAGATGCTGCTTACACCGCTTACAGGGCTGGCTGGGGGATAGTTGTATCACACCGCTCCGGAGAGACCGACGATCCGTTCATAGCCGATTTGGCCGTTGCCCTCAACACGGGCCAGATAAAGACCGGTGCCCCTGCGAGAATGGACAGGAACTCCAAGTACAACCAGCTGATAAGGATAGAGGAGGAACTTGAAGGGATAGCGGTCTATCCCGGAAGGAAGTTCCACAACCCCTTCCTCTGAACATTACATTTTTCTTTGAAAGCCTCGCCATTCACGGCGGGGAGGAGGTCAGGCCTGTCAGATAGAAAACAAAGGAAGGAGAATCAGTCGAGGGAAGCCTTGAGGGCCTCCTCGAAAATCTCCATCGCCACGTCTACCTCTTCCTTGGTGACAATGAGCGGCGGGATGAAGCGGATGCTGTTGTCACCGCAACCGAGAAGCACGAGACCGCGCTTCGCAGCCTCCTTGACGATTCTGTTCCTCAGCTCCGGGTTCTTCTCCTTTCCTTCCTTGCTCTTGACTACCTCAACCGCTTGGGCGAGTCCAATGCCCCTTGCGTCGCCGATAACTTCGTAGCGCTCTCTGAAGTCCTCGAGGTACTTGTGGAGGTAGTCTCCAACCTCCCGGACGTGCGGAAGGAGCTCCTTGACTATCCCGACGACCTCTATTCCTGCGGCTATTGCCACGGGGTTTCCACCGAAGGTGGTCGCGTGCCTTCCGGGCTTGTCGAAGCTTATCTCTGCCCTGTGGATAACACCTGCAAGCGGAATTCCCCCACCGATTGCCTTTCCGAACTGGATGAGGTCGGGAGCAACGTCGAAGTTCTCGATGGCCCAGAACCTTCCTGTCCTTCCAATGCCCATCTGAACCTCGTCGTCCGCTAGGAGTATCCCGTACTCGTCGGCGAACTTCTTGAGCTCCTTGAAGAAGTTCTTTGGCGGAACGACGTAGCCACCTTCACCTTGTATGGGCTCGAGGAATATCGCCCCGACCTCGTGCGGCGGGATGTGCTTGAAGACGTAATCCTCTATGAAGTTCAAAACGCGGTTGATGAGTTCATCGGGCTCCTCGTAGCCGTCTATGCCCCAGAGGTTCCTGTAGGGGTTCGGGTAGGGGACGTGGGTAACACCAGGCATCGTTGGGAAGAAGCTGTCCTGCTGGACCCACTTGCTTGCGGTCAAGCTGAGAACGGCCTGAGTTCTTCCATGGAATGCGTGGTAGAATGCCAAAAACTGCTTTCTTCCGGTTCCGTACTTGACGAGCTTCATCGCGGCCTCGTTTGCCTCAGCGCCGCTGTTGCCGTAAACGACCTTCTTCTCAAAGTCACCCGGTGCAAGCTCGATGAGTTTCTCGGCAAGAACGACGGCATTCTCGTAAAAGAAGTCGGTCAGCGAGTAGTGGGTGAACTTCTCTGCCTGCCTCTTTATCGCTTCCACCACGCGCGGGTGGGCGTGGCCAACGTTGAGAACACCAACGCCGCTCGCGAAGTCGTAGAAGACGTTTCCATCCACATCGTAGACCCTGATACCCTCACCGTGGTCTATGACGATTGGTAGGTCCTCGGGGTCCTGGGTCGTGGTCGCGAGGTACTTAAAGTTCCTCTCCATTACCTCCTTGGCCTTCGGTCCCGGGAGTTCCTTAACGTTCGGTCTAACCTCCATGCGTATCACCACTCCCCTCTTGGCCTTCCCCTATATAAGCCTGTGTTCATTAATGAACATTTTTGACCGAAAAATTTTCGGAAGCTCACTGACGGCTCTGAACTCTTAGGCTTCCTTCAAGGATTAGGGGACAAGATTAATAAACTTTAAAAAGTTTTTAATTTCGATATGGAGATAGTCATGACGATCTGATGGGAGATTGAGCAAATGGAGAAAAAGAGAGGTCACGCTGGTAATGCCATTATCCTAACTTCATTTCTGGTTCTACTCCGTTTTGTCATCACTGGGATTGGGAAGGGGCAAGGTTTGATTTTTCACTATTGACCTACTAATTAAAATAATCCCGTTCATGACCTTGCTGGATTTGTGATGATATCGCTCCTCGAACCGGCCTCTCTTTTCAGTGAGGGTGAAGAAGACGAGTCGTTTATGATCCCTTTAGAACCGATTGAAAACGAAGAATAAAGAAGATGACTTTCGGATTACTCCCCGTTCTTCTCCTTCCACTCGTCTAAGAGCTCCTTGGCTGAGTTGGCCGCTATCGCGCCCTGGCCGACTGCGACTGCTATCTGCTTGAAGACGTTGGTTATGTCCCCTGCCGCGAAGATCCCCGGAATCTTGGTGCGCATGTGCATGTCCACCGGTATGTAGCCGTACTCGTTGGTTATGCCCAGGTGCTTGACGAAGTCGGTCTTCGGCTCGTAGCCTATGAAGATGAAGACGCCGTCAACGGCCATCTCACTCTCCTCGCCGGTTACACGGTTCTTGAGCTTAACGCCCTCGACCTTGCCCTCTCCCTTGATCTCGGTCACGACGGTGTTGAGTATCGTCGGAATGCCACTCTCGGCAAAGCGGTCCTGTAGTATCTTGTCTGCCCTGAATTTGTCCCTCCTGTGGACGAGCGTTACGTTAACGCCTATGCTCTTGAGGTAGAGGGCTTCCTGTAAGGCGGTATTTCCCCCGCCGATGACTATGACCTTCCTGCCCTTGAAGAGCGGGCCGTCGCAGGTGGCGCAGTAGGAGACGCCCTTTCCCGTGAGTTCTTCCTCTCCTGGAACCTTGAGCTTCCTTGGAGCGGCCCCAACGGCTATGATTATCGTTCTGCCCTTGTACTCCTTCCCGTTCTTGGTCTTCACGGCGAACTTGCACGGCCCCTCGTAGTAGGCACACTCTGCCGGATCAATCCTCTCGACCTCGTCGAAGACTACATCGACGCCGAGCTTCTTGACATGCTCGTGCATCCTGCTGGTAAGCTCCGAACCGCTGATCCCTCCCGGAAAGCCGGGGTAGTTCTCTATGAGGTCCGTCAGTGCCACGTTCCCCCCTAGGTCTTTGCTGATGATTAGGGTCTCCAAGCCGTAGCGAGCCATGTATATGGCAGCGGTGAATCCGGCCGGCCCGGCTCCGATGATGAGAACATCCCAGGTCTTGTTCTTGTACTCTCCTCCACGTGAAAAGCCACCGAGGCTGAACATCTTTCCCACCTCCGGGTTTTCCTAACGTGGACTATTTAAAAGCCTTGTTCCACAGAAATGTGTAAAAATAACCAAAAATTCCAACCTCAGATGAGCTTGAGGGAGCGATCGAGGAGCAGGTGGAGCATGTAGCCGCTAAAGGCCGCGAAGCCTACAAAAAGCCCCTCTGCCGTGTTCATTCCAAGGCCATACTCAACGAGGAGGTACGAAAGGGCGCCGTAGATAAGCGCAAAGAGAAGTGAGTGAACTATGCCTCTATGTCTCGGCATCATCCATGTGAAGGAGTACCATGCTATCACCGCCACCACCACTGATATTCCCCATGCTGTTGTGATGTTGAGCCACTCGGTACCGACGTTCATCCTTCCTATGATGTTGATATAGGTCGCTCCCCCAGCTAAAACACTCACTATCGGCTTCGTGCCGCGGTGGATGAGTGCGTTGGGGTGGTCTATGTCTGGCAGGTCAGCCCCGAGCACGTAGAGAGCGTAGCCTATGAGCAGGGCCATCGTTGTCAGTTTGAAGGGAACGCCCACCGTTGACAGGTAGCCCGCTATTGCAACCGCTATCGGATAGCTGACTATCCCGCTGAGCATGTGGACATCGTAGTTTGGCATGCTATCACTCCTCTTCCCTCTCGGCCTGACTCGCCTCCAAGAACTTTCTCACGTAGTCTGGAACCTTGTAGTTGCCCTTCGGGTCGCCAACGAGGAAGCCGAGCCTTATCAGCTCGTTGAGGTTCTCATAAACCTGCATTCCCGGCTTCTTAACTGCCTTTGCCACCTGTATGTAGCTGACGGGTCCTCCATCGAACTCGAAGACTACCGCCTCTACAAGGTCCTTGTACTCCTTTGGAATTCTGGTGAGGTACTCCTCGAGGCTCTTGGGTTCCTCGAGGATGGTCGTTACGACGTAGTCGTCAATCGGGTCGAACTTGTGCTTCGCAGCTTCGCTCAGGACATAGTGGAGCAGCCTTAGAATCTGCCTGGGGTTGCCATTCCCGAGCTGATGGATGAGCTTTATCGCCTCCTCCGTGAAGGGATACAGCGGATCGTCAGTGTCTTTCACGCGGACTCGGTTGAGCCTCTTCTTAACAAGCTCGTAGGCTTCATCCAGACTCATTGGGCGGAGCTTAAACTCGTAGTGGAGGCGCATGAAGAAGGCTGGGAAAATCCTTGAATACTCCTCATATGCCTCAGGAACGCAGGCGAAGGCGACGACGCAGCCCTTTGGCATGTTGCTTATGAAGTGCCTCAGCATTTCAAAGAACTGAATCTTCTCATGTTCTTTAGCTGACTGCATGTTCTCAAGCTCGTCGAGGAGGAGGGCGCAGTAGGGGAACTTTCCCATCTGCTCGGTCAGGAGTTCGGCTATGTCCCTGCTCTTGTACTCGCCGGTTGAGCTGAGCATCTTCTCGAGTCTGTCGATGAAGCCGAGCTTCCGTGAGAGGTTTTCTAGGAAGATGTTCGTCCTGCTCTTTGGTGGCTTGAGGGCGTAGAAGATGTCCCTGGTGAGCTTGAGGATGTCGTTGGTGTCTACCTTAACGTATACCGCTTTCCCGCCGTTGCCCTCTACAACTTTCGCGAGGCTCTTGAGCCTTTGGGTCTTCCCCATTCCGAGCGGCCCGACGATGCTCATCGCTATGGAGCTTTTGTTTCCTATGACTTCAGACGCTATCATCTGGAGGCGCATGTCAACCTCTTGGTAGACGTGTATGCTCTCCACGTCGGCTATTCCCTCGCTTGCGAGCTGTTCAAAGGGGTTCCGAGAAAGACCGTAAACCTCGTATGACTGGTACGGGTAAAGTTTAAGGCCTCCGTTTTCCATTTTAACCACCGGAGGTGTTTTGCGTTTGAAATATAAAAACCTGTCCATCGGTGAGCAGAGATGACGGTTTTGCTCGTTACATCACCTCAGGGTCGAGAGGGGGATGTGATACTCGAACTTGAGTGGGCACTGGAGAAGGTTAAAGTCAAGGGGACTGACTGGAAGGGTGTTCTCCTCGCTGAGACCTCTCTTCCGAAGGAGGGGGCACTCAAAAGGCTCAAAAAATTCGAGACCCAAGCGATACAGCGGGTCGTTCCTCTCGATGAGTTCGTTCCAGCGAGATGGGAGGAGATAGAAGCGGCAGTTCTGAGGCTGGCCAAGGGAATTGACGGAACTTTCGCCGTCCGTGCCAGGGTCAGGGGCAACAAGACTTTGAAGGAGAGGGAGCTTGAGGTTAAACTCGGTTCTCTCATCGTGGAGAGTTATGACCTTGAGGTCAACCTCTCGGACCCGGACTACACGGTGGTGGTTGAAGTTCTCGGGAAGAGGGCTGGAGTTGGACTCGTGGGGAGGGATGAGTCCCTGCGCTTCGAGGTGAAGGACTAACCCAAAGCTTATTTACTCTTTTAATCCATTCTGGTTGGGGATGAAAATGATTGACGTTGAGGAAGTTATAAGTCGACTCTCAAAGTTCAGTTACGAAGAGGTCTTAGCATACTGGGTGAAGAGCGAAGGAGAGGAGGCTCAATTTTACAGGGAGCTGGCAGAGCGCGCCAAAAACCTCTGCCTTCCGGAGAGCCTTGTTGGAACCTTTGGAAAGCTTTCAGAGGACTCCAAGAGGCACGCGGAGGAACTCACGAGAATATTCAAGGAGACCTACTCGCGGGAGCCCAAGAGCGAGGTTCCGCCGCTTGAGGTCATGCCGGTTCTTGATAGGTTTGAGAGGGCGGATCAAGTTAAGGAGGTTCTTGAAGCCGCTATGGAGAGTGAGCTCATAGCGATGAACGCTTACAGAACCCTGACAGAGAAAGTTGACGACCCAAAGCTCCGGGAGCTTTACCTCAAGCTTGCTGAGGTTGAGAGGACCCACTACGAGGCCCTCAGGAATGAGTACGAGAAGCTGGGTGATTGAGATGGCCGTGGAAATTTTGAAAGAGATACGGAAGCTGAACGAGCGCGAACTTCTCAGCTACTGGATTAAGGGTGAATACGAGGAGGCCGAAACCTACTGGAAGCTGGCCGAACGCGCGAAAGAGCTCAGCCTCCCGAATAACGTCGTGGAGACGTTCAAAAGGCTCGGCGACGAGTCAAAGGGGCACGGGGATGAGCTTCTGGAAATCTACAGGGAAAAGTATGGAGGGAAGCTGGTTGATGTTGACATACCGAACGTGGAAGCCCTGAACGTCCTTGGCAAGTTCTGGAAGGTTGAGGACCTTAAAGACGTGCTCGAAATAGCCATGGAGAGCGAAAAGCTGGCGGAGACCATCTACAGAAAACTCGCCAGTGAAACGGGGAATCCAAAGCTTAAGGAGGCCTACCTCCGCCTGGCGGACATAGAGAATGGACACTACAACTCCCTTAAGGCTATTTACGAATGGAGAAAGGAGAAGGGGCTACTCTGAGTCCTTTTTCTTGATCTTCTCTGCCTTCTTCGCTTCTTCTGCTTTCTTCCTCAGCTCCTCGACCTTCTCCCTCTTTAGGGGAACGAAGCGCCCATCCCTGTTGTCGTAGTTCGCCAGTAGGAAGTCCCTGCTGAGCTGGAGCGCTCCGGTCGGGCAGACATCAACGCACTGGCCACAGTAGACGCAGCGGGCCGTCCATAATGCCACTTTTTTGATATCCGACAAGTAGACAAACACTCCAGCGGGACAGACATTGACGCACATCCTGCACCCAACGCACTTGTCCACGTTGTAGGCTACCACCCCCCTGAAGTCCTCGGGAATTGGAATCGGCTCGGTCTCGGGGAAGAGGTTGGTTGCTGGCTTTTTTATAAGGTTTCTGAGCACCGTTGGGACCAGTATTGGAGCCCTCACATTATCACCTCCATCGCTATGAGGAGCGAGCCGACGAGTGAAGCTAAGAAGACGTTCTTCCAGAGGAAGTCAACCGCCTGCGTTATCTTCAGCCTTCCCGTTACTGCTCTAAAGACGCTCTCGACGACGAAGAGTAGGGCAAATACCTTCAGCGTGTGGAAGAGCAGGTTGACGAGGTCCGCTGAAATGCCGGTGAGGTTTAAGTAACTGGCTATCCCCCACGGGAAGAATATCGCCACGACGAGCGATGTCGCTATGTAAGCCTTGAGGGCCTTCATCAACTTGAGCAAAGCTAAATACCTACCGCTGTACTCCACGAGGGGACCTTCCGCTATCTCCTCCTCCGCATCCGGTATGTTGAAGAACCCCACCTCAATCTCGCTCGCCAGCCAGACGCAGAAGACGTAGAGCAAAATAATCGCCCCAACGAAGCTCATCGGAGTCCCTATCTCCCAGATGTTGTGGACGTAGAAGACCCCCATGCTGAAGGGCTTTAGAACGCCGAGCTTCCCGAGGCGCCACATTATGGTGAAGATTGCCAGCATCATGGCAGGTTCCCTCGACACCATTACCGTCGCTTCCCTAGCGGCACCTATCTTTGCGTATGGATTGCCGGAGCTTATGGCACCGACTATCTTGAAGAAGCTTATCAATGCCAGGAGATATATGAAGACTATAATGTCACCCTTGGAAGCAAGCACTGGGATGAAGCCCATCGGCGTGTAAGCCAAGAGCGCTATTGCCGTTGCCAGTGCCAGAATCGGAGCAACTTTGAACATGTAGTTGGCCGTGTTCGGAATTATTGTCTCCTTGCTCATGAGCTTGAGGAAGTCATAGAGGGGCTGTACCAGTGGTGGCCCAACGCGCCTCTGCATTCTCGCGACCAATTTCCTGTCTATCCCTTCCCAGAGCAAAGATGCGAATGAGACGAAGACGTACAGACCTATAAGACCGGTAATCGGGTAAATGATGTTACTCATTACGTTCATTTCCCCTCACCTCGGACAGCCCAGACCAACGGGCCTCGGGTCGCCCTTAACCTTGGGGTTTATCTCGCGCGTCTTCTTGATGG contains these protein-coding regions:
- a CDS encoding ECF transporter S component, giving the protein MVDLTEILKPYGWWVLGGVTVLYIAYVYANRKKFRSASTLALSGILAALVTVATTIIRVPTPTTGGYLNFGDTMVMFSAMVFGPVIGVFAGGVGSALGDITGGYPGWAPITLVVKGLEGLLVGYIAMRGDSTGNLVVAGVVGGTIMVLGYLSFEAYMFGIPVALTEVPGNTLQAVTGILVGTALAKVIKKRYPEVLDLI
- a CDS encoding family 4B encapsulin nanocompartment shell protein, translating into MAGEDLKSLIDRIIDELVAEGFEPNVMLAGPSFIEHTAGLLRGYGLKVYKIEELGYDAIITDSKYLGQIKKASKRISIEPLLVEGHMWEELKNLEA
- the deoC gene encoding deoxyribose-phosphate aldolase produces the protein MVVDAHIDVAGYIDHTNLKPQATRDDIIKLCDEAVEYGFYAVCVNPYRVKLARDYLRGRKADVKVASVIGFPLGATPTEVKVFEARKALEDGADEIDMVINIGALKDGEHDYVRNDIAEVAEVAHEKGAKVKVIIETCYLTDEEKIKACELAKEAGADFVKTSTGFGTGGATIEDVRLMRKVVGPDMGVKAAGGIRTYEQALAMIEGGANRIGASSGVKIVEGARKWRERI
- the eno gene encoding phosphopyruvate hydratase, with amino-acid sequence MENPFEINGVVAREILDSRGNPTIEVEVYTPVSMGRAAVPSGASTGTHEALELRDGGKRYLGKGVRRAVENVNKIIAPEITGMDVTWQRDIDTLMLELDGAENKSNLGANAMLGVSLAVARAAANALGLPLYQYIGGTNTYVMPVPMSNVINGGVHAGNELDFQEFLVMPVGADSFREGIRWVSETYHILKGVIAEKYGKDAVNVGDEGGFAPPLKEPHEPFELLIEAIEEAGYKPGDEIAFAMDPAPNEFFHPDIGKYVVNGKEYDGGELLELYKDLISKYPIVSLEDPFHEEDWENFALITKELGDKIQIVGDDIFVTNPKRIRKGINMRAANALLLKVNQIGTLSEAIDAAYTAYRAGWGIVVSHRSGETDDPFIADLAVALNTGQIKTGAPARMDRNSKYNQLIRIEEELEGIAVYPGRKFHNPFL
- a CDS encoding ornithine aminotransferase, translating into MEVRPNVKELPGPKAKEVMERNFKYLATTTQDPEDLPIVIDHGEGIRVYDVDGNVFYDFASGVGVLNVGHAHPRVVEAIKRQAEKFTHYSLTDFFYENAVVLAEKLIELAPGDFEKKVVYGNSGAEANEAAMKLVKYGTGRKQFLAFYHAFHGRTQAVLSLTASKWVQQDSFFPTMPGVTHVPYPNPYRNLWGIDGYEEPDELINRVLNFIEDYVFKHIPPHEVGAIFLEPIQGEGGYVVPPKNFFKELKKFADEYGILLADDEVQMGIGRTGRFWAIENFDVAPDLIQFGKAIGGGIPLAGVIHRAEISFDKPGRHATTFGGNPVAIAAGIEVVGIVKELLPHVREVGDYLHKYLEDFRERYEVIGDARGIGLAQAVEVVKSKEGKEKNPELRNRIVKEAAKRGLVLLGCGDNSIRFIPPLIVTKEEVDVAMEIFEEALKASLD
- the trxB gene encoding thioredoxin-disulfide reductase, whose protein sequence is MFSLGGFSRGGEYKNKTWDVLIIGAGPAGFTAAIYMARYGLETLIISKDLGGNVALTDLIENYPGFPGGISGSELTSRMHEHVKKLGVDVVFDEVERIDPAECAYYEGPCKFAVKTKNGKEYKGRTIIIAVGAAPRKLKVPGEEELTGKGVSYCATCDGPLFKGRKVIVIGGGNTALQEALYLKSIGVNVTLVHRRDKFRADKILQDRFAESGIPTILNTVVTEIKGEGKVEGVKLKNRVTGEESEMAVDGVFIFIGYEPKTDFVKHLGITNEYGYIPVDMHMRTKIPGIFAAGDITNVFKQIAVAVGQGAIAANSAKELLDEWKEKNGE
- a CDS encoding metal-dependent hydrolase; this encodes MPNYDVHMLSGIVSYPIAVAIAGYLSTVGVPFKLTTMALLIGYALYVLGADLPDIDHPNALIHRGTKPIVSVLAGGATYINIIGRMNVGTEWLNITTAWGISVVVAVIAWYSFTWMMPRHRGIVHSLLFALIYGALSYLLVEYGLGMNTAEGLFVGFAAFSGYMLHLLLDRSLKLI
- a CDS encoding ATPase, translated to MENGGLKLYPYQSYEVYGLSRNPFEQLASEGIADVESIHVYQEVDMRLQMIASEVIGNKSSIAMSIVGPLGMGKTQRLKSLAKVVEGNGGKAVYVKVDTNDILKLTRDIFYALKPPKSRTNIFLENLSRKLGFIDRLEKMLSSTGEYKSRDIAELLTEQMGKFPYCALLLDELENMQSAKEHEKIQFFEMLRHFISNMPKGCVVAFACVPEAYEEYSRIFPAFFMRLHYEFKLRPMSLDEAYELVKKRLNRVRVKDTDDPLYPFTEEAIKLIHQLGNGNPRQILRLLHYVLSEAAKHKFDPIDDYVVTTILEEPKSLEEYLTRIPKEYKDLVEAVVFEFDGGPVSYIQVAKAVKKPGMQVYENLNELIRLGFLVGDPKGNYKVPDYVRKFLEASQAEREEE
- a CDS encoding THUMP domain-containing protein; the protein is MTVLLVTSPQGREGDVILELEWALEKVKVKGTDWKGVLLAETSLPKEGALKRLKKFETQAIQRVVPLDEFVPARWEEIEAAVLRLAKGIDGTFAVRARVRGNKTLKERELEVKLGSLIVESYDLEVNLSDPDYTVVVEVLGKRAGVGLVGRDESLRFEVKD
- a CDS encoding ferritin family protein, which codes for MIDVEEVISRLSKFSYEEVLAYWVKSEGEEAQFYRELAERAKNLCLPESLVGTFGKLSEDSKRHAEELTRIFKETYSREPKSEVPPLEVMPVLDRFERADQVKEVLEAAMESELIAMNAYRTLTEKVDDPKLRELYLKLAEVERTHYEALRNEYEKLGD
- a CDS encoding ferritin family protein; this translates as MAVEILKEIRKLNERELLSYWIKGEYEEAETYWKLAERAKELSLPNNVVETFKRLGDESKGHGDELLEIYREKYGGKLVDVDIPNVEALNVLGKFWKVEDLKDVLEIAMESEKLAETIYRKLASETGNPKLKEAYLRLADIENGHYNSLKAIYEWRKEKGLL
- a CDS encoding 4Fe-4S binding protein; the protein is MRAPILVPTVLRNLIKKPATNLFPETEPIPIPEDFRGVVAYNVDKCVGCRMCVNVCPAGVFVYLSDIKKVALWTARCVYCGQCVDVCPTGALQLSRDFLLANYDNRDGRFVPLKREKVEELRKKAEEAKKAEKIKKKDSE
- a CDS encoding respiratory chain complex I subunit 1 family protein, which encodes MNVMSNIIYPITGLIGLYVFVSFASLLWEGIDRKLVARMQRRVGPPLVQPLYDFLKLMSKETIIPNTANYMFKVAPILALATAIALLAYTPMGFIPVLASKGDIIVFIYLLALISFFKIVGAISSGNPYAKIGAAREATVMVSREPAMMLAIFTIMWRLGKLGVLKPFSMGVFYVHNIWEIGTPMSFVGAIILLYVFCVWLASEIEVGFFNIPDAEEEIAEGPLVEYSGRYLALLKLMKALKAYIATSLVVAIFFPWGIASYLNLTGISADLVNLLFHTLKVFALLFVVESVFRAVTGRLKITQAVDFLWKNVFLASLVGSLLIAMEVIM